In the Chryseobacterium sp. MYb264 genome, one interval contains:
- a CDS encoding glycosyltransferase, with amino-acid sequence MKILIDNSNLFAGGGLQVAASFLRDLKKLNSLHTFHVVLSINCVQVLKDDVFPDNFTFYNLGKKEEKSKRKRIKSVSQIENSVYPDCIFTIFGPSYHKSNFPKLVGFAIPYIIYPDSPFFKQISIKEKIYYKILSIIKTYSFKKNSDSLVFETENARQIFINRSGYENNSFTVGNTLNEIFSNKFKWIEYKGISSKSINILFLTANYPHKNMMIIPQIIMILKEKFTMDNFKFLITLTKEELNYPEFCDQYIEYLGKVNLESIPSLYEQSQIVFIPSLLEVFSATYLEAMFMKKPIIASDLGFSRDICGEAAYYCEPVNPDSYAKAIYELSFNEEMKHKLVNTGTKNLQRFGSSMDRTNEYMNIIKKIVKDNYDNQK; translated from the coding sequence ATGAAGATTCTGATAGATAATTCAAATTTATTTGCAGGGGGAGGTTTACAAGTGGCAGCATCATTTCTGAGAGATTTAAAAAAATTAAATTCTTTACATACTTTTCATGTAGTACTATCGATAAATTGTGTTCAGGTATTAAAAGATGATGTTTTTCCCGATAATTTTACCTTTTATAATTTAGGAAAAAAAGAAGAAAAGTCTAAAAGAAAAAGAATCAAAAGTGTAAGCCAAATAGAAAATTCTGTGTATCCTGATTGTATTTTTACAATTTTTGGTCCTTCGTATCACAAAAGTAATTTCCCAAAGCTTGTGGGTTTTGCAATACCCTATATTATTTATCCTGATTCTCCGTTTTTTAAGCAAATCTCTATAAAAGAAAAAATTTATTATAAAATCTTATCAATAATAAAAACTTACAGTTTTAAAAAAAATTCAGATTCATTAGTTTTTGAAACAGAAAATGCAAGACAAATATTTATAAATAGATCGGGTTACGAAAATAATTCTTTTACAGTGGGCAATACTCTAAATGAAATATTTTCAAATAAATTTAAATGGATAGAATATAAAGGAATATCTTCTAAATCAATTAATATATTATTTCTTACTGCAAATTATCCACATAAAAATATGATGATTATTCCTCAAATAATTATGATACTTAAAGAAAAGTTTACTATGGATAATTTCAAATTTTTAATTACATTAACTAAAGAAGAGTTAAATTATCCTGAGTTTTGTGATCAATATATTGAGTATCTGGGCAAGGTAAATCTCGAAAGCATTCCGTCTTTATATGAGCAATCACAGATTGTATTCATACCGAGTTTGTTGGAAGTATTTTCTGCTACTTATTTAGAAGCAATGTTTATGAAAAAGCCTATAATTGCATCTGATTTAGGATTTTCTCGCGATATTTGCGGTGAGGCAGCTTATTACTGTGAGCCCGTAAACCCCGATTCGTATGCAAAAGCAATTTATGAGCTCTCCTTCAATGAAGAAATGAAACATAAATTGGTTAATACAGGAACCAAAAATCTTCAACGGTTTGGCTCTAGTATGGATAGAACAAATGAATATATGAATATTATAAAAAAAATAGTGAAAGATAATTATGATAATCAAAAATAA
- a CDS encoding oligosaccharide repeat unit polymerase yields the protein MNTILRSILILFSIIVFYNGDIPHFSSRVYITSIIIQIISILQIFNKKNYRYSFIKFFFIFSYLFFGIAPLLQFYSKSTFYGAPFIGEEFYFFTNIIVIFILIFYIAFYQFFSKILHINKIKTERFELVEKVSFSRNVKILIVCFICSFIVFNYHNFNILNIILRGGELTDAGEEKSTTIYLLIQQFIRPIPIICFMMYHMSKQKNILAYIVLLILGVVTCFPTGIPRFYAAAIYIPFLLIIFPKLRKENVLSILVFLGIFFIFPVLDNFRNFKGFDKIEMKYNLKMFETGHFDSFQNFALILKYDFITYGNQLLGVLFFWIPRTIWTTKPVGSGAYVAEVLNLDFSNISANYFAEGYINFGFIGIFIFIIILGYTSAKIDKLYWLNDNVVKGNYLSILYFILLGMLFFVLRGDLLSSFAFSLGLICSFYFVYRFLFKK from the coding sequence ATGAATACTATTTTACGTAGCATACTAATCTTATTTAGCATTATTGTATTTTACAATGGTGATATACCGCATTTTTCAAGTAGGGTGTATATTACCAGCATAATAATACAGATTATTTCAATCTTGCAAATTTTCAATAAAAAAAATTATCGATATTCCTTTATAAAGTTTTTCTTTATTTTTTCTTATCTGTTTTTTGGGATTGCACCATTGTTACAATTTTATAGTAAATCAACTTTTTATGGTGCTCCATTCATCGGAGAAGAATTTTATTTTTTTACTAATATCATTGTTATTTTCATTTTGATTTTTTATATAGCATTTTATCAATTTTTTAGTAAAATATTACATATTAATAAAATTAAAACAGAAAGATTTGAACTTGTAGAGAAAGTTTCATTTTCTAGAAATGTTAAAATTCTTATCGTATGTTTCATATGCTCTTTTATTGTTTTTAATTATCACAATTTTAATATTCTCAATATAATATTAAGGGGAGGCGAACTTACTGATGCTGGTGAAGAAAAATCAACAACAATATATCTTTTAATCCAACAGTTTATACGACCGATTCCTATTATTTGTTTTATGATGTATCATATGTCAAAACAAAAAAATATATTAGCTTATATAGTCTTGCTTATTTTAGGAGTTGTAACATGTTTTCCTACAGGAATTCCTAGATTTTATGCTGCTGCTATATATATTCCTTTTTTACTAATTATATTTCCCAAATTACGTAAAGAAAATGTACTATCTATTTTAGTGTTTTTAGGCATATTTTTTATCTTCCCAGTGCTAGATAATTTTAGAAATTTTAAGGGGTTTGATAAAATAGAAATGAAGTATAATCTAAAAATGTTCGAAACAGGACATTTTGATAGTTTTCAAAACTTTGCCTTGATATTAAAATATGATTTTATTACTTATGGTAATCAATTACTTGGAGTGCTATTTTTCTGGATCCCTAGAACGATCTGGACTACAAAACCGGTAGGCTCTGGAGCATATGTTGCAGAAGTTTTAAATTTAGATTTTAGTAATATTTCAGCAAATTATTTTGCAGAAGGTTATATAAATTTTGGATTCATTGGTATTTTTATTTTTATAATTATCTTAGGCTATACTTCGGCTAAAATTGATAAACTGTACTGGTTGAATGATAATGTTGTGAAAGGAAATTATTTAAGTATTTTATATTTTATACTTTTAGGAATGCTTTTTTTCGTATTACGTGGAGATTTGTTAAGCTCTTTTGCTTTTAGTTTAGGCTTAATTTGTAGTTTTTATTTTGTATATAGATTTTTATTCAAAAAATAA
- a CDS encoding 6-hydroxymethylpterin diphosphokinase MptE-like protein yields the protein MFKYYQKTLKIVENLLNCIIVILLLPRNLIFRNVFKKNKRSDRIFVLGNGPSLKDDYNKIVTMKSESDSVMVVNSFSCAKEYEEIKPNYYVMADSAFFINDPEPHIKKVQEDAFGNMISKTNWDMTVIVPSYARFGEAFNRIKENPKIKVQLFKSTPIVGGSDAINNIFFKFGIANPLFQNVLTACLFYSIKMKFSNIILWGGDHSWHEGYIMQKDNVLYTKDKHFYDNKEKLIPHINADGTSVKVHEEFASLSRAFNSYHIIRSFAAVEGVSIKNFSDTSWIDAFDRQ from the coding sequence ATGTTTAAGTACTATCAAAAAACTCTAAAAATCGTAGAAAATTTATTAAACTGTATTATTGTTATATTACTTCTTCCAAGAAACCTTATTTTCAGAAATGTTTTTAAAAAAAATAAACGTTCTGACAGAATATTTGTGTTAGGGAATGGGCCATCATTAAAAGATGATTACAATAAGATTGTAACGATGAAAAGCGAATCCGATTCCGTAATGGTTGTAAATTCTTTTTCCTGCGCAAAAGAGTATGAAGAAATAAAGCCTAATTACTATGTAATGGCAGACTCTGCTTTTTTTATCAATGATCCTGAACCACACATTAAAAAAGTACAGGAGGATGCTTTCGGTAATATGATTTCTAAAACAAATTGGGACATGACAGTTATTGTCCCGTCTTATGCGAGATTTGGAGAGGCTTTCAATAGGATTAAAGAAAATCCTAAGATCAAAGTTCAGCTCTTCAAAAGCACTCCGATTGTAGGCGGGAGTGATGCTATTAATAATATATTCTTTAAATTTGGCATCGCAAACCCCCTTTTTCAAAATGTTTTGACGGCATGTCTGTTCTACAGTATTAAAATGAAATTCAGTAATATCATTTTATGGGGTGGAGATCATTCGTGGCATGAGGGGTATATTATGCAGAAAGACAATGTTTTATATACAAAAGATAAACATTTTTATGATAATAAGGAAAAGTTGATTCCTCATATAAACGCGGATGGTACCTCTGTTAAGGTTCATGAAGAGTTTGCCAGTTTGTCAAGGGCGTTTAACAGTTATCATATTATACGTAGTTTTGCAGCCGTTGAAGGAGTATCAATTAAAAACTTTAGCGATACTTCTTGGATTGATGCATTTGATCGTCAATAA
- a CDS encoding N-acetyl sugar amidotransferase — MTQKLEIYYGLPGEVKFCKKCVMSNQRPSSAVEFRHTRDSKKTTMHFDEHGVCDACRTAEQKEKIDWEQRQKELVALLDQYRSKDGSYDCLVPGSGGKDSAYQAHVLKYKYGMNPLTVTWPPILYTDYGYKNWKNWIDTGFDNISFNRNGKAMKLLTKLSIENLFHPFQTFILGQKNLAPKIAAKYGIPLIFYGENEAEYGNPIADNASSLRDKSYYSYENLDEIFLGGVSVKELIENYHLSLSDLLSFLPASADEMEKSKIEVHYLGYYLKWTPQEVYYYAVENTGFKARPFRTQGTYSKYNSIDDKIDDLHYYTTYIKFGIGRTTYDASQEIRNKHLTREDGVALVNRFDGEFPDRYFDEIMHYLDIDPEYFKGELADKFRSPHLWGKDDGGLWKLRHNVMGTGLND; from the coding sequence ATGACACAAAAATTAGAAATTTATTACGGACTACCCGGAGAGGTAAAGTTTTGTAAGAAATGCGTAATGTCTAATCAAAGACCTTCATCGGCTGTAGAATTTAGGCATACCAGAGATAGTAAGAAAACAACCATGCACTTTGATGAGCATGGAGTTTGCGACGCCTGTAGAACGGCTGAACAAAAGGAAAAAATTGATTGGGAGCAAAGACAAAAAGAATTGGTGGCACTTTTGGATCAATACAGAAGTAAAGATGGCAGTTATGACTGTTTAGTACCTGGAAGTGGGGGTAAAGATAGTGCTTATCAGGCGCACGTACTTAAGTATAAGTACGGGATGAATCCTTTAACAGTTACTTGGCCTCCAATTTTGTATACAGATTATGGATACAAAAATTGGAAAAATTGGATCGATACTGGCTTTGATAATATTTCCTTTAATAGAAATGGGAAAGCCATGAAGCTTTTAACTAAATTATCTATTGAGAATTTATTTCACCCCTTCCAGACGTTTATTTTAGGTCAAAAAAATCTGGCTCCCAAGATCGCCGCGAAATATGGTATTCCCTTAATTTTTTATGGAGAAAATGAAGCGGAATATGGTAATCCCATTGCAGATAATGCTTCTTCTTTAAGAGACAAATCGTATTATAGCTACGAGAATTTAGATGAGATTTTTCTTGGTGGTGTATCTGTAAAGGAACTTATTGAAAACTATCACCTTTCTTTAAGTGACTTGTTATCATTCTTGCCGGCATCTGCTGATGAAATGGAGAAATCTAAAATTGAAGTCCATTATCTTGGATATTATCTTAAATGGACTCCACAAGAAGTTTATTACTATGCAGTGGAAAATACAGGCTTTAAAGCGAGACCTTTCCGTACACAGGGAACTTACAGCAAGTATAATAGTATAGATGACAAAATTGATGATTTACATTATTATACGACATATATTAAATTCGGAATTGGGAGAACTACATATGATGCCTCTCAGGAAATAAGAAACAAACATTTAACTCGTGAAGATGGAGTCGCTCTTGTCAATCGTTTCGATGGAGAATTTCCGGATAGATATTTTGATGAGATTATGCATTATCTCGATATTGACCCAGAATATTTTAAGGGTGAGCTTGCAGATAAGTTTAGGTCTCCGCATCTTTGGGGTAAAGATGACGGAGGGCTTTGGAAATTAAGACATAATGTAATGGGAACAGGGCTTAACGACTAA
- the hisH gene encoding imidazole glycerol phosphate synthase subunit HisH, translated as MSKKVVIIDYNLGNLFSVYQALVNIGLDVVISSDPSEIAIADAIVLPGVGAFKEAKDNLDKMGLTDELRKAVIENKKPFLGICLGLQLLFTSSEEFGTTEGLDFVKGKVLKFSKQTEDHKIRIPQISWNTIHENNPDVWKSSPLKDTKSGADMYFVHSFYIVPENESITLTYTEYAGIRYTSSILIDNIFACQFHPEKSAKEGLKIYKIWAEQNNLY; from the coding sequence ATGAGTAAAAAAGTTGTAATAATCGACTATAATTTAGGAAACTTGTTTAGCGTTTATCAGGCATTAGTAAATATAGGATTAGATGTGGTTATTAGTTCTGATCCTTCGGAGATAGCTATCGCCGATGCGATTGTTCTTCCTGGAGTTGGAGCTTTTAAAGAAGCTAAGGATAACCTTGATAAAATGGGATTAACAGATGAACTTCGTAAAGCAGTTATCGAAAATAAAAAACCATTTTTAGGAATTTGTCTTGGACTTCAATTGTTATTTACATCCAGCGAAGAATTTGGTACTACAGAAGGGCTTGATTTTGTCAAAGGAAAAGTACTGAAATTTTCAAAACAAACTGAGGATCACAAAATCCGTATTCCCCAAATATCTTGGAATACAATTCATGAAAATAATCCTGATGTATGGAAATCTTCACCTCTAAAAGATACTAAATCAGGTGCCGATATGTACTTTGTACATTCGTTTTATATAGTGCCTGAAAATGAATCGATTACGCTCACTTACACGGAATATGCCGGAATCCGATATACCTCAAGTATTCTGATAGATAATATTTTTGCATGTCAGTTCCATCCAGAAAAGAGTGCAAAAGAAGGACTCAAAATTTATAAAATCTGGGCAGAACAAAATAATTTATATTAG
- the hisF gene encoding imidazole glycerol phosphate synthase subunit HisF — protein sequence MKGNKLRVIPRLDIKGPNLVKGIHLEGLRVLGKPEYFAEYYYQNGADELFFQDTVASLYERNSLSDIISKTAKKIFIPLTVGGGIRSIADIRRALLSGADKVCINTAAIKNPFFIKEATLKFGSSTIVVAIEAIKEYNGKYLAYTDNGREYTGLDVFEWAQKVQELGAGELVITSVDKEGTGEGFDVELVKKITELVDIPVIAHGGCKGSEDALNIFKNTEADGIAISSILHYGCLDKIHSENDFEKEGNISFLKSGNFFGKIKPCTILDIKETLHLNNIPVRL from the coding sequence ATGAAAGGCAACAAACTGAGAGTCATTCCCAGATTGGACATAAAGGGACCTAATTTAGTGAAAGGTATTCACTTAGAAGGGCTCAGGGTTTTGGGAAAACCCGAATATTTTGCAGAGTACTATTATCAAAATGGTGCAGATGAACTTTTTTTTCAGGATACAGTAGCAAGTTTGTATGAAAGAAATAGTTTAAGCGATATAATATCAAAAACTGCTAAAAAAATATTTATTCCACTCACTGTGGGGGGGGGAATTCGCTCAATAGCGGATATTCGAAGGGCTCTGCTCTCTGGGGCAGACAAGGTTTGTATTAATACAGCAGCTATTAAAAATCCTTTTTTTATAAAAGAAGCCACTCTAAAATTCGGATCATCAACAATTGTAGTCGCAATTGAAGCTATTAAAGAATATAACGGAAAATATTTGGCTTATACAGATAATGGACGTGAATATACAGGATTGGATGTATTTGAGTGGGCTCAAAAAGTACAGGAATTAGGAGCTGGTGAATTGGTGATTACTTCCGTTGATAAAGAAGGTACAGGCGAGGGGTTTGATGTTGAATTAGTGAAAAAAATAACGGAGCTTGTGGATATACCTGTAATTGCACATGGTGGTTGTAAGGGAAGTGAAGATGCGTTAAATATATTCAAAAATACTGAAGCAGATGGTATTGCCATCTCTTCCATTTTGCATTACGGATGCCTGGACAAAATTCATTCAGAAAATGATTTTGAGAAAGAAGGAAATATTAGCTTTTTGAAAAGTGGTAATTTTTTTGGTAAAATTAAGCCATGCACCATTCTTGATATCAAGGAAACTCTTCACCTCAACAATATACCTGTAAGATTATAA
- a CDS encoding acylneuraminate cytidylyltransferase family protein, with the protein MTEKETLVIIPARGGSKGVPKKNIKDLLGKPLIQYTLDFAVKYYKPEDICVSTDSEEIREVVQSLGYTVPFLRPDELASDYSGSREVIIHAIEYYKKQGIHYKNILLLQPTSPVRNEQTMKDILKMAGNSDDYDMIVSVKTAKSNPYFNLFEEDENGYLAKSKQGDFTRRQDCPIVYEYNGAFYYISTDRILKHNISDFERVIKIVDDKAIYNIDIDTMMDWKMTELIMEEYNLNN; encoded by the coding sequence ATGACAGAAAAAGAAACATTGGTAATCATCCCGGCCCGCGGTGGTTCCAAAGGGGTTCCAAAAAAAAATATTAAAGATCTTTTGGGAAAACCGCTCATCCAGTATACACTCGATTTTGCAGTGAAATATTATAAGCCTGAGGATATATGTGTTTCTACAGACTCGGAGGAAATAAGAGAGGTTGTACAGTCACTTGGATACACAGTCCCCTTTTTACGTCCGGATGAGCTGGCTTCAGACTATTCCGGATCAAGAGAAGTGATAATACATGCCATTGAATATTATAAAAAACAAGGAATACACTATAAAAATATTCTTCTGCTCCAACCTACATCGCCGGTAAGAAATGAGCAAACAATGAAGGATATATTAAAAATGGCCGGAAATAGTGATGATTACGATATGATAGTTTCAGTAAAGACAGCCAAAAGTAATCCTTATTTTAATTTGTTTGAAGAAGATGAAAACGGATATCTTGCGAAGTCTAAACAGGGAGACTTTACGCGAAGACAAGATTGTCCTATAGTATATGAATATAACGGAGCTTTTTACTACATTAGCACCGACAGAATATTAAAACATAATATATCTGATTTTGAGAGAGTTATTAAAATTGTGGATGATAAAGCTATTTACAATATTGATATTGATACGATGATGGATTGGAAAATGACAGAACTAATAATGGAAGAATATAATTTGAATAATTAA
- a CDS encoding nucleotidyltransferase family protein, with protein MDIVKKHIIFYGQSVRDALIKLDQIAPSSILFLVNEEIELLGSLTDGDLRRGFIKGLGLESKLLDFVQPSPVFIKSNEYSISELEQFKKDFFKIIPIVDDSKKIVDILDFNIKQSLIPADAVLMAGGEGKRLRPLTETTPKPLLKVGEKPIVEYNIDRLARYGIKNINLSINYLGDQLVDYFGDGSSKDINIKYAKESKPLGTIGSILLIDEFHNDDIIVMNSDLLTNIDFADFFKTYKESNADMAVAATSYHVDVPYAVLEVGEGIEVKSLKEKPRYTYYSNAGIYIMKKKILNMIPKDQFYDITDLMDRILEMNLKLITYPINGYWLDIGKHEDFKKAQEDIKHIQL; from the coding sequence ATGGATATAGTTAAAAAACATATCATCTTTTATGGACAATCGGTAAGAGATGCTCTTATTAAGTTGGATCAGATTGCGCCGTCTTCTATCTTATTTCTTGTCAATGAGGAGATAGAACTATTGGGCTCCTTAACAGACGGTGATTTGAGAAGAGGGTTTATTAAAGGCTTAGGTTTGGAAAGTAAACTTCTGGATTTTGTGCAGCCTTCACCGGTATTCATTAAAAGTAATGAGTATAGTATCAGTGAGTTGGAGCAATTTAAAAAAGATTTTTTCAAAATAATTCCTATTGTTGATGATTCCAAGAAAATCGTAGATATTCTTGATTTTAATATTAAACAAAGCCTAATACCTGCAGATGCAGTACTCATGGCCGGAGGGGAGGGGAAAAGGTTAAGACCATTAACAGAAACAACGCCTAAACCTCTTTTAAAAGTAGGGGAAAAGCCAATTGTGGAATATAATATAGACAGGCTGGCCAGATATGGTATTAAAAATATTAATTTAAGTATCAATTATTTGGGTGATCAGCTGGTTGATTACTTTGGTGATGGTTCATCTAAGGATATCAATATAAAATATGCCAAAGAAAGTAAACCCTTGGGAACTATTGGGTCGATTCTACTCATTGATGAATTTCATAACGATGACATTATTGTTATGAACAGTGATCTTTTGACAAATATCGATTTTGCCGATTTCTTTAAAACTTATAAAGAATCTAATGCAGATATGGCGGTGGCAGCTACCTCCTACCATGTAGATGTCCCGTATGCAGTATTGGAGGTTGGTGAAGGAATAGAGGTTAAATCATTAAAAGAAAAGCCCCGCTATACCTATTATTCCAACGCAGGAATTTATATCATGAAGAAGAAAATTTTAAATATGATTCCTAAAGATCAGTTTTATGATATTACAGATTTAATGGATCGTATTTTGGAAATGAATCTAAAACTTATTACGTATCCGATTAACGGATATTGGTTAGATATAGGGAAGCATGAGGACTTTAAAAAGGCCCAGGAAGATATAAAGCATATCCAATTATGA
- the neuC gene encoding UDP-N-acetylglucosamine 2-epimerase, with product MKKICFVTATRAEYGLLKPLMKLVENSDLAQLQIIATGAHLSPEFGLTYKNIEDDGFYIDERVEILLSSDTPVGIVKTMGIAMMGMAEVFSKLRPDLLIILGDRYEMLSIASAATIFKVPIAHLHGGEITEGAYDDAIRHAITKMSHIHFTSTEEYKNRVIQMGENPENVFNVGAIGLDNIRDLDLLSAKELEADLDIKFKKYNYQITFHPETLGSLSSEEQFQNLLNVIKNQEDSFFIFTKANADTDGRIINQMIDDFVNEYPDIARAFHSLGTLRFLSVVKVCDAIVGNSSSGILEAPSLYTATINIGERQKGRAQALSIINVDNSEGGISSGFESVKSTFFRERLSEIKNPYDNGGAAKEIFNKIMNHKTIKTNKPFYNLSWI from the coding sequence ATGAAAAAAATTTGTTTTGTGACGGCAACCCGTGCAGAGTATGGTCTTTTGAAGCCCTTAATGAAACTTGTTGAAAATTCGGATCTTGCACAATTACAGATCATTGCTACCGGTGCCCATTTATCCCCTGAATTTGGGCTTACTTACAAAAACATCGAAGATGATGGTTTTTACATTGATGAAAGAGTTGAAATACTTTTATCATCGGATACACCGGTGGGTATTGTAAAAACAATGGGGATCGCAATGATGGGAATGGCGGAGGTTTTTTCTAAACTGAGGCCTGATTTGCTGATTATTTTAGGAGATCGTTATGAGATGCTGTCAATTGCTTCTGCCGCTACAATTTTTAAAGTTCCTATCGCTCATCTGCATGGAGGGGAAATTACGGAAGGTGCTTATGATGATGCGATAAGGCATGCCATTACCAAAATGAGCCATATTCATTTTACGTCTACTGAAGAGTATAAAAACAGAGTCATCCAAATGGGGGAAAATCCTGAAAATGTTTTTAACGTTGGTGCAATAGGTCTGGATAATATAAGAGATCTCGATTTGCTTTCAGCAAAAGAATTGGAAGCAGATCTAGATATTAAATTTAAAAAATATAATTATCAGATAACTTTTCATCCCGAAACCCTGGGTAGCTTATCCTCAGAAGAACAGTTTCAGAATTTACTCAATGTCATTAAAAATCAGGAAGACAGTTTCTTTATTTTTACCAAGGCAAATGCTGACACAGACGGAAGAATTATCAACCAGATGATCGACGATTTTGTCAATGAATACCCGGACATTGCCAGGGCTTTCCATTCTTTAGGAACCTTAAGATTTCTATCGGTTGTGAAAGTATGCGATGCCATTGTGGGCAACAGTTCCAGCGGAATCTTAGAAGCACCTTCATTATATACAGCAACTATTAATATTGGGGAAAGGCAGAAAGGCAGAGCACAGGCTTTAAGTATTATTAATGTTGATAATTCTGAAGGAGGAATTTCATCAGGATTTGAATCGGTTAAAAGCACATTTTTTCGAGAGCGACTGTCTGAAATAAAAAATCCCTATGATAACGGAGGGGCAGCGAAGGAAATTTTTAATAAAATTATGAATCATAAAACTATTAAAACCAATAAACCTTTTTACAATTTATCATGGATATAG
- the neuB gene encoding N-acetylneuraminate synthase, translating into MKKVVIIAEAGVNHNGNLDNAFKLIDAAVDAGVDYVKFQTFKSENLVSKSAKKADYQIQNTGNTTDSQYQMLKKLELSSEQHELLIEYCKKKNINFFSTAFDLDSLEYLKEIELKLVKIPSGEITNLPYLRKAAKLFKKVILSTGMCTMEDISAAIEIFLAEGISKEDITILHCNTEYPTPMTDVNLKAMLTIQQKFGTDIGYSDHTLGIEVPIAAVALGALVIEKHFTLDNTLDGPDHAASLEPGELKAMVEAIRNIEKAISGDGIKKPSPSEMKNIEIARKSIVASKFIKKGEIFTEENLAIKRPGSGISPMEWDRVIGRKALIDYSTDDLIVI; encoded by the coding sequence ATGAAAAAGGTTGTAATCATTGCAGAAGCAGGTGTTAATCATAACGGGAATTTAGACAATGCTTTTAAACTTATTGATGCCGCTGTTGATGCGGGAGTAGATTATGTTAAATTTCAGACCTTCAAATCTGAAAATTTGGTTTCAAAATCCGCTAAAAAAGCAGATTACCAGATCCAGAATACTGGAAATACAACAGACTCTCAGTACCAAATGCTGAAAAAGCTGGAACTATCCTCTGAGCAGCATGAATTATTAATTGAGTACTGTAAAAAGAAAAATATCAATTTTTTCTCAACGGCTTTTGATCTGGATTCTTTGGAATATTTAAAAGAAATAGAACTCAAACTCGTTAAAATCCCTTCCGGAGAAATTACCAATTTACCCTACCTTAGAAAAGCGGCAAAGCTTTTTAAGAAAGTTATTCTTTCTACGGGAATGTGTACTATGGAAGACATTTCGGCGGCAATTGAAATATTTTTGGCAGAAGGAATATCAAAGGAAGACATTACCATTCTTCATTGCAATACAGAATATCCTACCCCAATGACTGATGTGAACCTGAAAGCAATGCTTACTATACAGCAAAAATTCGGGACAGATATAGGATATTCAGATCATACGTTGGGAATCGAAGTCCCAATTGCTGCCGTTGCTTTAGGAGCTTTAGTTATTGAGAAACATTTTACACTGGATAATACGCTGGATGGTCCGGATCATGCCGCGTCTTTAGAACCAGGTGAACTTAAAGCGATGGTAGAAGCTATCCGAAATATAGAGAAGGCTATTTCTGGTGATGGGATTAAGAAGCCAAGTCCTTCCGAAATGAAAAATATAGAGATTGCCCGCAAAAGCATTGTGGCATCAAAATTTATAAAGAAGGGCGAAATTTTCACTGAGGAAAATTTAGCAATTAAAAGACCTGGATCTGGAATTTCTCCCATGGAATGGGATCGGGTTATTGGAAGGAAGGCGTTAATAGATTATTCAACGGATGATTTGATTGTAATATGA
- a CDS encoding acetyltransferase produces MQDKNSIAIVGYSGHSLAVLDAAEKVNLKVMYYCEKTEVSYNPFDLHYLGDEGSNAFEWQIADQFILGIGDNKIRRKVADILLAKGKEIVGVVHPLSVTSKYSILGAGNFIGPNVSINAFAKIGDYCILNTGCIVEHECIIESGVHIAPGAVLAGNVYIGENTFVGANTVIKQGINIGRNSIIGAGSVVLRDIPDNETWVGNPAKKIK; encoded by the coding sequence GTGCAAGATAAGAATTCGATTGCAATAGTTGGCTATTCGGGGCATTCTTTAGCCGTTTTGGACGCCGCTGAGAAGGTGAATCTAAAGGTGATGTATTATTGTGAAAAAACTGAGGTTTCTTATAATCCTTTTGACTTGCATTATTTGGGAGATGAAGGCTCTAATGCTTTTGAGTGGCAGATTGCTGATCAATTTATACTGGGAATAGGAGATAATAAGATTCGTCGAAAGGTGGCTGATATATTGTTGGCTAAGGGAAAAGAAATAGTTGGTGTTGTTCATCCTTTATCAGTAACGAGTAAGTATAGCATATTAGGTGCTGGAAATTTTATCGGGCCCAACGTCAGCATTAATGCTTTTGCAAAAATTGGAGATTATTGTATTTTAAATACCGGATGTATTGTTGAGCACGAATGTATCATTGAAAGTGGAGTACATATTGCTCCCGGTGCTGTACTAGCGGGGAATGTATATATAGGTGAAAATACTTTTGTCGGAGCAAATACGGTCATAAAGCAAGGAATTAATATTGGTCGGAATTCTATTATTGGAGCTGGAAGTGTTGTTTTGAGAGATATTCCTGATAATGAAACATGGGTTGGAAATCCCGCAAAAAAAATCAAGTAA